The following coding sequences lie in one Miscanthus floridulus cultivar M001 chromosome 9, ASM1932011v1, whole genome shotgun sequence genomic window:
- the LOC136481755 gene encoding uncharacterized protein, which yields MHRRPEFSFPGSPAPARGGLPPRPPANHPMAAPRYGDDEEARWLQASLQASPDPDYYSSGGSGSGTPSPQLWASRPEHHHHQLHRQYPASAGSSPSRAQAIAGYRREMLDLVRGLPESAYELSLRDIVEHHHPSPPRDPPSPPHPPPASTAGGRPTSRAVPAGAQEKKDEPAVAATADAEDGGSGGSRGKKKQGKTQRTVMRKQRSRSMERSVSLDTGLLIKLFLPLSIGGKKKKVSPKPDAAKDGKKKKREKKQGKKEEAVAVATAAAAQQEEEWWTKSEFSEAGSSSRTSSTGSSNSNSSAASVRNVVNGGANPRAPARSWSRKRTGCYAFFRANKGKNGVNQD from the exons ATGCATCGGCGGCCGGAGTTCAGCTTCCCGggctcgccggcgccggcgcgcggGGGGCTACCGCCGCGGCCTCCTGCAAACCACCCGATGGCGGCGCCGCGGTACGGGGACGACGAGGAGGCGCGGTGGCTGCAGGCGTCGCTGCAGGCCTCGCCGGACCCGGACTACTACAGCTCCGGCGGCTCGGGGTCGGGCACGCCGTCGCCGCAGCTGTGGGCGAGCCGCcccgagcaccaccaccaccagctccaCCGGCAGTACCCGGCGTCGGCGGGCAGCTCGCCGTCGCGGGCGCAGGCCATCGCGGGGTACCGCCGCGAGATGCTCGACCTCGTCCGGGGACTCCCCGAGTCCGCCTACGAGCTCTCGCTCCGCGACATCGTCGAGCACCACCACCCGTCCCCGCCCCGCgatcctccctctcctcctcatcctccgccGGCTAGCACCGCCGGGGGGCGCCCCACGAGCCGCGCTGTCCCCGCGGGTGCGCAGGAGAAGAAGGACGAGCCCGCCGTCGCGGCCACGGCGGACGCCGaggacggcggcagcggcggctccAGGGGCAAGAAGAAGCAGGGGAAGACGCAGAGGACGGTGATGCGGAAGCAGCGGAGCCGGAGCATGGAGCGCAGCGTCAGCCTCGACACCGGCCTGCTCATCaagctcttcctcccgctctccatcggcggcaagaagaagaaggtctCGCCCAAGCCCGACGCCGCCAaggacggcaagaagaagaagagggagaagaagcaggggaagaaggaggaggcggtggcggtggcgaccGCGGCGGCAgcgcagcaggaggaggagtggTGGACAAAGAGCGAGTTCAGCGAGGCCGGGAGCAGCAGCCGGACCAGCAGCACcggcagcagcaacagcaacagcagcGCCGCCAGCGTCAGGAATGTCGTCAATGGCGGTGCCAATCCCAGAGCGCCGGCCAGGAGCTGGAGCAG AAAGCGGACTGGGTGCTATGCTTTCTTCAGGGCAAACAAGGGCAAAAACGGAGTAAACCAAGACTAG
- the LOC136483652 gene encoding disease resistance protein RGA5-like → MDLVTGAISNLVPKLGKLLKEEYKLQKGVRKQVECLQLELESMSIVLHKVAQLMPDQFDEQVKAWAREVRKVSYDMEDILDTFLVCVERHEPATMDRFKRLLEKMAKLFNKTKARHKIATAIKDIKKQLQEVADRRGRYFIVIDDIWETQSWETIKLALIENNCGSRIVITTRKFRVATEVGEVYNINPLSDDESRKLLYSRIFGIEADCLGNLPDKVSDKVLKRCGGVPLAIVTMANLLVGKPIEEWPEVHNSIAFSSHKDNHHIESTMRILSFSYYDLPSHLKTCLLYLSMFPDDSVISKDPLIWKWIAEGFVRNEKGIGLFELGEQYFNELINRSMIQAVELEEQEGIVQGCRVHDMVLDLIRSLSHEENFLCILDGLDREETLRQSSVRRLSHQNRTVEHNPQARNTSMPQLRSFVTCYCAIGKMIPLLSFRVLRVLAIEYCEFKEGYQLEHLGNLVHLRYLGLIETNIRVLPKEIGHLRFLQTLLLNGTGIEELPSSLRLLPQLMCLRADWKTRTPNWIGMLTSLEHLRIYRGADDRSARRFVKELGSLTGLRVLRAGIAVLDENMERDLVKSLCNLRKIQYLQLEIILPGIDDIVDASPWMSKVSWEAEGFVLPRHLRCLLLGCIVFSSLPPWINPSCLPNLSQLCVHVVDMDEQDLKVIGTMPELHDLLLPTSSTVTISNIAEGGYFKKLRSCSMLSSMAQFLRNEDSSVLFHMWNGEDAMPFGTKNDGEGSIAPTIMPCLEFLEFFFFVQTMKDCNGYCSSIGLEYLTALKKVTVRIGCQGASVVEVEEAEAALRHAAEVHPNHPTLELIRHFEDKMVLASDQ, encoded by the exons ATGGATCTTGTGACTGGGGCAATTAGTAACCTCGTTCCCAAGCTGGGGAAGCTGCTTAAAGAGGAATACAAGCTGCAGAAGGGTGTGAGGAAGCAAGTGGAGTGTTTACAGTTAGAGCTCGAGAGCATGAGTATTGTCCTCCACAAGGTGGCCCAGCTAATGCCGGACCAGTTCGATGAGCAGGTCAAGGCATGGGCCCGTGAAGTAAGGAAGGTGTCATATGACATGGAAGACATCCTTGACACCTTCCTGGTTTGCGTGGAGCGGCATGAGCCTGCTACCATGGACAGGTTCAAACGCCTCCTGGAGAAGATGGCCAAACTGTTCAACAAAACCAAGGCACGCCATAAAATCGCCACCGCCATCAAAGATATCAAAAAGCAGCTCCAGGAGGTGGCTGACCGGCGTGGCAG GTACTTCATTGTTATTGATGACATATGGGAGACACAATCTTGGGAAACAATCAAGCTAGCTCTGATTGAGAACAATTGTGGAAGTAGAATAGTTATAACTACTCGTAAATTCAGAGTTGCCACAGAAGTCGGTGAAGTTTATAATATAAACCCGCTTTCAGATGATGAATCTAGAAAGTTGCTCTATTCAAGGATATTTGGAATTGAAGCTGATTGTCTTGGTAATTTACCAGATAAAGTGTCTGATAAGGTATTAAAAAGATGTGGTGGTGTACCATTAGCTATCGTCACAATGGCTAATTTGTTGGTGGGTAAACCAATTGAGGAATGGCCTGAAGTGCACAACTCTATTGCCTTTAGTAGCCATAAAGATAACCATCACATTGAGAGTACAATGAGAATATTGTCTTTTAGCTACTATGATTTGCCTTCTCATCTAAAGACATGCTTACTATATCTAAGTATGTTTCCAGATGATTCAGTTATCAGTAAAGATCCTTTGATATGGAAATGGATAGCAGAAGGTTTTGTTCGTAATGAAAAAGGAATTGGGTTATTTGAGCTTGGAGAGCAATATTTCAATGAACTCATAAATAGAAGCATGATCCAGGCTGTGGAattagaagaacaagaaggcatcGTACAAGGTTGTCGAGTTCATGATATGGTGCTTGATCTCATTCGTTCATTGTCACATGAAGAGAACTTCCTCTGTATATTAGATGGATTAGACAGAGAAGAAACATTACGACAAAGCAGCGTACGCAGGCTATCCCACCAAAATAGAACTGTGGAACATAACCCTCAAGCTAGAAATACGAGCATGCCACAACTGAGGTCATTTGTTACCTGTTATTGTGCTATTGGCAAGATGATCCCACTTTTGAGCTTTCGAGTATTACGTGTGCTAGCTATTGAGTATTGCGAGTTTAAGGAAGGTTACCAACTTGAGCATCTTGGGAATTTAGTTCACTTAAGGTACCTTGGACTAATAGAGACAAACATCCGTGTGCTCCCGAAAGAAATAGGACATTTGAGGTTTTTGCAGACACTGCTGTTGAATGGAACGGGGATAGAAGAACTGCCATCAAGCCTCCGGTTGCTGCCACAATTGATGTGCCTACGTGCTGACTGGAAGACGAGAACACCAAATTGGATAGGGATGCTTACATCCCTGGAGCACCTACGGATATACCGTGGTGCCGACGACAGGTCTGCGAGGCGGTTTGTGAAGGAACTGGGCAGCTTAACAGGACTGCGAGTCCTCCGTGCTGGCATTGCTGTGTTAGATGAGAACATGGAGAGAGATTTGGTGAAGTCACTATGCAATCTGAGGAAGATCCAGTATCTACAACTAGAAATTATACTTCCAGGTATTGATGATATTGTGGATGCTTCGCCCTGGATGAGTAAAGTGAGCTGGGAGGCTGAAGGCTTTGTCCTCCCTCGGCATCTCAGATGTCTGCTGCTAGGATGCATTGTCTTCTCAAGTCTGCCACCGTGGATTAATCCCTCCTGTCTTCCCAACCTATCACAATTGTGTGTGCATGTGGTTGACATGGATGAGCAGGACCTCAAAGTCATTGGTACAATGCCAGAGCTCCATGATCTCCTACTTCCAACAAGCTCCACGGTGACAATCAGTAACATTGCCGAAGGTGGGTATTTCAAGAAGCTGAGGTCCTGTTCGATGCTTTCTTCAATGGCCCAGTTCCTGCGAAATGAGGACTCCAGCGTTTTGTTTCATATGTGGAATGGGGAGGATGCTATGCCGTTTGGTACTAAAAATGATGGTGAAGGCAGCATAGCACCTACCATTATGCCATGCCTTGAATTTCTCGAATTCTTTTTCTTCGTCCAGACCATGAAGGATTGCAACGGTTACTGCAGCAGTATTGGTTTGGAATACCTCACCGCACTTAAGAAAGTCACTGTCAGAATTGGCTGCCAGGGTGCCTctgtggtggaggtggaggaagCAGAGGCTGCACTGAGACACGCTGCAGAGGTCCATCCCAACCACCCCACCCTCGAGCTAATCAGACATTTTGAGGACAAGATGGTCCTAGCATCTGATCAATAA